A DNA window from Methanobrevibacter thaueri contains the following coding sequences:
- a CDS encoding phosphatidylglycerophosphatase A, producing MKLNIIEKDYGICINNPNHFLAFSDFTVSDGIDIVENVNIVKAKDDFKATAKKAEIFNHLKGSYIAQATESLDYFTNTYDDLTIFTFMANDIVIEDFTDGLKVANSPKGFSDARINLSHVIYIDKLISPKGLLKIFKLATSSKAKALANMALPLHIQHILNDNDFMAVLGNVPETEGDSLDINNVEYDDIDFDELRIRISDAIEISLEDAFEHLKLTFGILDYLVSEGILIGDLVEVGLELLDDGEQKPQLEEKLKAQILKSLTDINVIALLVAAMRTEKDLSAHRIREIDSSDKSLNSDDVLGIAIANQIGGTKATFNFKKYDELKPGIIYGLPPVLDDAFAGLIAGCVSRVLED from the coding sequence ATGAAATTGAATATCATCGAAAAGGATTATGGGATTTGCATCAATAATCCAAATCATTTCCTTGCCTTCAGCGACTTTACCGTAAGCGATGGTATTGACATTGTTGAAAATGTGAACATTGTAAAGGCAAAAGATGATTTTAAGGCGACTGCAAAGAAGGCTGAGATATTTAACCATTTAAAGGGTTCCTATATTGCACAGGCAACAGAATCCTTGGATTACTTTACAAACACCTATGATGATTTGACCATTTTCACATTCATGGCAAATGACATTGTCATTGAGGATTTCACTGATGGACTGAAGGTTGCAAACTCTCCAAAGGGTTTCAGCGATGCAAGAATCAACTTAAGTCATGTGATTTACATCGATAAACTGATTTCGCCAAAGGGTTTGCTTAAGATTTTTAAGCTGGCAACATCTTCAAAAGCCAAGGCATTGGCAAACATGGCATTGCCGCTGCACATTCAACATATCTTAAATGATAATGATTTTATGGCCGTTCTTGGAAATGTTCCCGAAACTGAAGGGGATTCACTTGACATCAACAATGTGGAATACGATGATATTGATTTTGACGAGTTAAGGATAAGAATCAGTGATGCCATTGAAATCAGCCTTGAGGATGCTTTCGAGCATTTAAAATTGACATTCGGAATTCTGGACTATCTTGTGTCTGAAGGAATTCTGATTGGGGATCTTGTCGAGGTGGGATTGGAACTTCTGGATGATGGCGAACAGAAACCTCAACTAGAAGAGAAATTAAAGGCCCAGATTCTTAAATCGTTAACTGACATTAATGTGATTGCACTTTTGGTTGCTGCAATGAGGACAGAAAAGGACTTGAGCGCACACAGGATACGAGAAATAGATTCAAGTGACAAGTCTCTTAATAGTGATGACGTATTGGGAATTGCCATTGCCAATCAGATTGGCGGAACCAAGGCAACATTCAACTTTAAGAAATATGATGAATTAAAACCTGGAATAATCTACGGATTGCCTCCGGTTCTTGACGATGCTTTTGCAGGGCTGATTGCGGGATGTGTGTCCAGGGTATTGGAAGACTGA
- the larC gene encoding nickel pincer cofactor biosynthesis protein LarC, which translates to MTIIIDPQASGIAGNMLIGAFVDLGADADELKEIMEKSAFEFGKIEVTFEKVSKHGIDSTFCHVEMLEQKPCINYREFISKIENLDLNENVLETSIRIFRRIAEAESKVHGKTLDEVHFHEVGASDAVADVIGSVYAFYSLGYDLQKVIGLPIAVGGGRVKTAHGTIPVPAPAVVEILKDANMVGGPVDSELATPTGSAIYMELCDEIKEFIPQIKAKNVGYGAGRKDFDHPNVLRIIESSDITESDRIDVIETNLDHLTGEEIGYLFDTLLDIGASDVSITPIIMKKNRQGSLLKVISKRERREDIINAIFKETGSLGIRIAPHMHRGIAKREFETKTFDINGKDYDVTFKIGYVNGKVISKRPEYEDLKRIAKETGLALREVKELVR; encoded by the coding sequence ATGACAATCATTATTGACCCTCAAGCTAGCGGAATAGCAGGAAATATGCTGATTGGAGCATTTGTTGATTTAGGGGCAGATGCCGATGAACTGAAGGAAATCATGGAAAAATCAGCCTTTGAATTCGGAAAAATTGAAGTGACATTTGAAAAGGTATCAAAGCATGGCATCGACTCCACATTCTGCCATGTTGAAATGCTGGAGCAAAAGCCCTGCATCAATTACAGGGAATTCATTTCAAAAATAGAGAATCTTGATTTGAATGAGAATGTCCTTGAAACTTCAATTAGGATATTCAGAAGGATAGCTGAAGCCGAAAGCAAGGTTCATGGGAAAACCTTGGATGAAGTGCATTTCCATGAGGTTGGGGCTAGCGATGCGGTCGCTGATGTGATAGGTTCCGTATATGCTTTTTATTCACTTGGCTATGATTTACAAAAGGTTATCGGCCTTCCTATAGCTGTTGGAGGAGGCAGGGTCAAGACCGCCCATGGAACAATACCGGTTCCTGCACCTGCTGTTGTTGAGATTTTAAAGGATGCAAATATGGTTGGAGGTCCTGTTGACAGTGAGCTTGCAACACCGACAGGTTCTGCAATCTATATGGAGCTGTGTGATGAGATTAAAGAGTTCATTCCTCAAATTAAGGCTAAAAATGTTGGTTATGGTGCTGGAAGAAAGGATTTCGACCACCCTAATGTCTTGAGGATAATTGAAAGCTCAGACATCACAGAAAGCGACAGGATTGATGTCATTGAGACCAATCTTGACCATTTGACCGGAGAGGAAATCGGATATCTCTTCGATACCCTGCTTGACATCGGTGCAAGCGACGTTTCAATCACTCCGATAATAATGAAGAAGAACCGCCAGGGAAGTCTCCTGAAAGTAATTTCCAAGAGGGAAAGACGTGAAGACATCATCAATGCCATCTTCAAGGAGACCGGCAGTTTGGGCATTAGAATAGCTCCCCATATGCATAGGGGAATTGCCAAAAGAGAATTCGAAACCAAAACATTTGACATTAACGGCAAGGATTATGATGTGACCTTCAAAATAGGTTATGTCAACGGCAAAGTGATTTCCAAAAGGCCGGAATATGAGGACCTGAAAAGAATTGCAAAGGAAACAGGACTTGCCTTAAGAGAAGTTAAAGAGTTGGTAAGATGA